The Gemmatimonadota bacterium nucleotide sequence TGGCATTCGCGCTGACGGGTATCGCGGTTTTGACGGTTTTTGCGTATCCGATTGGGTTGCTTCAAAGTGCTGTTGTAGGACCGGTGCTCGCGCTGGTGCTTTTTCTTTCGCCTATCGCGCCAGCGTATATTCTGGGTTATTTTATTTATCGGTACAGCTTTTTCCAGATTGTGGTGAATCCCGCGTTGTTTTATTCCGCGCTGACGGGTATTGTGTTGACGGTTTATTTGCTGGTGATCCGGCGCGTTGCAGAGGCATTGGGGCGTCTGGATAGTGGATTCAGAGTAGAGGTGGTTGAGGCTATTTTGATTTCGTTACTGATTTTTCTGTTTCAGCCGATTAAGAACAGGTTGCAGGGGATAATCAATCGCCTGTTTTTCAGGGCGCGATACGAATACCAGCATTTGCTGGGTGCGCTGAGTCAAACGCTGAATGTGCCACACGCGCTGGAGAATCGGTTGAAGTCGGTGGTGGATGCGGTTGGAACTGTGTTGAAGGTACACGCTGTTTCGCTGGTGGTGTTTGAGTACGAGGAGGGGCGGGTGAGTCAGGTGCAGGTGATGGCAAGCAGTGGTTTGCCGGGGTTTGAGCCGCCTGTCACACCGTTTGGGGATGGGGACGGGGCGCAGATTGAGGCGGTGGTCGGCTGGCTGTTGGTCCACCGCCGTCCGCTGGATGTGGGCGATTTACATCATCCGGCACTTACTGCAATACTCGCAAAGCAAAGGGTTGAACTGTGTATTCCGGTGTTGCAAGAGGAGAAGCCGGTTGGTTTGCTCTGTCTGGGAGAGAAGAAGCGCGGGGGGTCTTTTTCTTCTGAAGAATGGGATTTGTTGGGTACGCTTTGCAATCAGATTGCACTGGCGATTGAAAATACGCGTCTGGTGGAGCGACGGTTGCAATTGGAGCGGCAGATGTACGAGGCGGAACGGCTTTCGGCGTTGGGTTTGCTTTCGGCGAGTATTGCGCACGAGGTGAAGAATCCCCTGAGTTCGATCAAGGCGATTGCGACTGTGTTGCGGGAGGATTTGCAGAGTGATCAGACAAAGGCGGGCGATTTGTCTGTGGTGTTGCGCGAGATTGATCGGTTAAACCGCGTGGTGGATCGCTTGCTCAGATTTGCTCAACCCAAGCAGGATGATGGGTTTCAAGTATTGGATCTGAAGGCTGTGCTGGAAGATGTGGTGCTGATTTTGTTTCACGAGGCGGAGCGACGGAATGTGGAGATTTGTTTTGAGGTGGATGATGGTCTCGCGGTGAAGGGCGATCCAGAGGATCTGAAGGAAGTATTTTTCAATTTGATTTTGAACGGTATTCAGGCTATAGAAGGCGATCAGGTAGAGCGGCGGTTGGTGGTGCAGGCGCGGCGGTTGCGCGGAGGTGTGGAAGTGCGGGTGTCGGATACGGGTCCGGGGATTTCAGCGGAGAATCAGGCTCGCGTTTTTGAGCCGTTTTTTACGACTAAGGCTTCGGGCACGGGGTTGGGGCTTGCGATTGTGAAGCGCGATGTGGAGCGCATGGGGGGGGCGATTGAGGTGGCAAATGCAGATGGGGCAGGCGCGGTGTTTGCGGTTCAACTTCCCGGGGGGGATGTGAAGGAGGAAGTGTGAAGGATGAAGACTATGCAGCATAAAATTCTGATTGTGGATGATGATCCTGCGGCGCGGTACGGGTTGAAGCGGGCACTTGCTGCGCTGGGGTGTGAGATTGTCGAGGCAGAGGACGGTGAGGCGGCGCTGGTGGCTGTGGCGCAGAGCAATCCCGATTTGTTGATTTGCGATATCCAGATGCCGAAGATGGATGGGTTGACGCTGGTGAAGCGATTGGCAGATCAGGGGGATGCGCGGCCGGTTATTGTGATTACAGCGTATGGGTCGGAGCGGGTTGCTGTGGAGGCGATGAAGGCGGGGGCTTACGATTATTTGAGCAAGCCCTACGATGTGGATGAGTTGCGCTGTTTGGTGGAGAATGTTCTGGAGACGGTGCGATTGCGGCGGGAGAATGAGACGCTTCGCAACGAGATTCGGCAGCAGTCGGGGTTCGGATTGCTGATTGGTCGCAGCCGCGCGATGGAGGAGGTTTACGATTTGATCGGCAAGGTGGCGGTGACAGATGCGGGGGTGCTGATTAGCGGGGATAGCGGTACGGGAAAGGAGTTGGTCGCGCGGGCGATTCACGAGCAGAGCGGGCGAAAGGCGCGGCCTTTTGTGGCGGTGAATGCGGCGGCGTTGCCGACGGAGTTGATCGAGAGCGAGTTGTTCGGGCATGAGAGGGGCGCGTTTACCGGGGCGACTGCGCGGCGGCAGGGCAAGTTTGAGCTTGCGGATGGGGGGACGCTGTTTTTGGATGAGATCGGCGATATGCATATTGAGACGCAGGCGAAGTTGTTGCGCGTGCTGGAGGAGAAACAGTTTGAGCGGCTGGGCGGTTCGGAGACGGTGACGGTGGATGTTCGGATTATCAGCGCGACGAATAAGGATTTGCCAGCGGAGATAGTGGAAGGGCGGTTTCGGGAGGATCTTTTTTATCGCTTGAAGGTAGTGGATATTTTTTTGCCGCCGCTGCGGGATCGGCGCGAGGATATTCCGCTGCTCGTTCAGCATTTTTTGGCGCGTTTTAATGATCAGCACGGCAAGGCGATGACGGATGTGTCGCCGGATGTGATGAAGATGTTGATGGTGTATGGCTGGCCGGGCAATATACGGGAGTTGATGCACGCGGTCGAGCGGGCGGTTATTTTTTCGGATGGGTCCGAGTTGCGTCGCGATTTGCTTCCCCAGGAGGTTCGGGGTGTTGCGTCTGTGGAGCGTTCTGAGTCTGTTTGGCGGGATGGGGTGTTTTTTCAAGATGCAAAGCAGGAGGTTGTGCAGTCTTTTGAGGTTGCGTTTATTCGGTCTGCATTGGAATACTACGAGGGCAATATTAGTCGCACAGCACCGGCTATTGGTATGAAACGGCAGGCGCTGCAACAGAAGTTGAAGGAGCACGGGATCGATCCCGGGATTTATCGTTAGATCCCTTCCCAATCCCTGAAACTTGATAGGTCCGGAGATACACATTGTGTCTCCGGATTTTTTTGTGCCTGCTGTGCAATACTCAGTTTGCAGGTGCAATATTTAGTTTGCACTGATTGGGCGATTTTTGGGATGGATAACAGGGAAAATGGCCTTTTTCGAGGGAAAATGGTTTTGGCACGGGATTTGCATATGACGTGTTGTGACCGAGGAGTTTGAAATGTGAACCTCTAAGAAGGAGGCTGAGATGTCAACGCTTACATCGACGTTTGCGACCGCGTTTCCAGGCCAGGTTGCCAATTTGATTACCGCGGGCCGGGTGGTTCTGCTGTTTCTGGCGACGGCTTTTGCCGTGTCTGGAGATGCGATGCTGGCCTGGGTTGCGGTGCCGCTCGCTTTTGTCGCGCTGGTGATGGATTGGCTGGATGGGTATCTCGCGCGGCGGTTGGGGTGCGAGAGCAAGGTCGGGGGGGTGCTGGATATTGTGGGTGATCGGATTGCGGAGAATGTGTGGTGGGTGGTGTTTGCGTGGTTGCATGTTATTCCGCTGTGGGTGCCGATTGTGGTGCTCAGCAGGGGGTTTGTGACGGATGCGATTCGCAGTTGTGCCCTGACCAGGGGTTTTACGGCGTTTGGCGAGTCAACGATGATGAAGTCGCGGCTTGGGTTCGCGCTGGTTGCCTCGCGCGTGAGCCGGGCGACGTACGGGACTTCCAAGGTGGTCGCGTTTGTGCTGTTGTTCAGCCTGAATGCGGCACAGCAGATGTCGGGTTTGGCGCCCGCATTTTTATCTGGTCTTGAGATG carries:
- a CDS encoding GAF domain-containing protein produces the protein MDLSLYETIWLVGAAIAAGLLWGIFVSAIKRKGTPLPLLLLISAGALWYTGDALRILIAQAAPDAGAVNYAAHLARFGLDFLPSALLGTVLAFADEHKVARGLRRYLIPITFVPGIIIFLIGMSQAPIKRVSFSLYAIAMLLFSAYLCRGFAMRSETEVHKVFYRLMAFALTGIAVLTVFAYPIGLLQSAVVGPVLALVLFLSPIAPAYILGYFIYRYSFFQIVVNPALFYSALTGIVLTVYLLVIRRVAEALGRLDSGFRVEVVEAILISLLIFLFQPIKNRLQGIINRLFFRARYEYQHLLGALSQTLNVPHALENRLKSVVDAVGTVLKVHAVSLVVFEYEEGRVSQVQVMASSGLPGFEPPVTPFGDGDGAQIEAVVGWLLVHRRPLDVGDLHHPALTAILAKQRVELCIPVLQEEKPVGLLCLGEKKRGGSFSSEEWDLLGTLCNQIALAIENTRLVERRLQLERQMYEAERLSALGLLSASIAHEVKNPLSSIKAIATVLREDLQSDQTKAGDLSVVLREIDRLNRVVDRLLRFAQPKQDDGFQVLDLKAVLEDVVLILFHEAERRNVEICFEVDDGLAVKGDPEDLKEVFFNLILNGIQAIEGDQVERRLVVQARRLRGGVEVRVSDTGPGISAENQARVFEPFFTTKASGTGLGLAIVKRDVERMGGAIEVANADGAGAVFAVQLPGGDVKEEV
- a CDS encoding sigma-54-dependent Fis family transcriptional regulator, which produces MQHKILIVDDDPAARYGLKRALAALGCEIVEAEDGEAALVAVAQSNPDLLICDIQMPKMDGLTLVKRLADQGDARPVIVITAYGSERVAVEAMKAGAYDYLSKPYDVDELRCLVENVLETVRLRRENETLRNEIRQQSGFGLLIGRSRAMEEVYDLIGKVAVTDAGVLISGDSGTGKELVARAIHEQSGRKARPFVAVNAAALPTELIESELFGHERGAFTGATARRQGKFELADGGTLFLDEIGDMHIETQAKLLRVLEEKQFERLGGSETVTVDVRIISATNKDLPAEIVEGRFREDLFYRLKVVDIFLPPLRDRREDIPLLVQHFLARFNDQHGKAMTDVSPDVMKMLMVYGWPGNIRELMHAVERAVIFSDGSELRRDLLPQEVRGVASVERSESVWRDGVFFQDAKQEVVQSFEVAFIRSALEYYEGNISRTAPAIGMKRQALQQKLKEHGIDPGIYR
- a CDS encoding CDP-alcohol phosphatidyltransferase family protein: MSTLTSTFATAFPGQVANLITAGRVVLLFLATAFAVSGDAMLAWVAVPLAFVALVMDWLDGYLARRLGCESKVGGVLDIVGDRIAENVWWVVFAWLHVIPLWVPIVVLSRGFVTDAIRSCALTRGFTAFGESTMMKSRLGFALVASRVSRATYGTSKVVAFVLLFSLNAAQQMSGLAPAFLSGLEMVAVAATYLTVTLCVIRAIPVVTAAKRVVV